The following proteins are encoded in a genomic region of Pseudodesulfovibrio mercurii:
- a CDS encoding alpha-ketoacid dehydrogenase subunit beta has product MSEKTYLQALNEALKSEMERDENVFILGEDVGRFGGCFGVTQGLFDQFGERRVMDTPITESTIVGAAAGAAAAGLRPVAELMFVDFIGVAMDQLFNQAAKMRFMFGGKTTVPMTLRMPQGAGIGAAAQHSQSLESWFMNIPGLKVVIPSTPYDAKGLLISAIRDDNPVVFLEHKLLYGMSGEVPDESYTIELGKGEIKREGADVTIVATSLMVNSALEAAERLKADGIDAEVVDPRCLLPLDKDIILDSVKKTHALVVAHEAVQFAGPGAEIAAMVAEEALDYLDAPIKRVGAPFCPVPFSPPLEQFYIPNADNIVEAVKSLR; this is encoded by the coding sequence ATGTCCGAAAAAACATATCTTCAGGCACTCAATGAAGCTTTGAAGTCGGAAATGGAGCGCGACGAGAACGTCTTCATTCTCGGCGAGGACGTGGGACGGTTCGGCGGTTGCTTCGGCGTCACCCAGGGTCTGTTCGACCAGTTCGGCGAGCGGCGGGTCATGGACACCCCGATCACCGAGAGCACCATCGTCGGCGCCGCCGCCGGTGCGGCCGCTGCCGGTCTGCGGCCCGTGGCCGAGCTGATGTTCGTGGACTTCATCGGCGTGGCCATGGACCAGCTGTTCAACCAGGCCGCCAAGATGCGCTTCATGTTCGGCGGCAAGACCACCGTTCCCATGACCCTGCGCATGCCTCAGGGCGCGGGCATCGGCGCCGCGGCGCAGCACTCCCAGTCCCTGGAGTCCTGGTTCATGAACATCCCGGGCCTCAAGGTCGTCATCCCTTCCACCCCCTATGACGCCAAGGGCCTGCTGATCAGCGCCATCCGCGACGACAACCCGGTTGTCTTCCTGGAGCACAAGCTGCTCTACGGCATGTCCGGCGAGGTCCCGGACGAGAGCTACACCATCGAGCTCGGCAAGGGCGAGATCAAGCGCGAGGGCGCGGACGTGACCATCGTGGCCACCTCCCTCATGGTCAACTCCGCCCTGGAGGCGGCCGAACGTCTGAAGGCCGACGGCATCGACGCCGAGGTCGTGGACCCGCGCTGCCTGCTGCCGCTGGACAAGGACATCATCCTTGACTCCGTGAAGAAGACCCACGCCCTGGTCGTGGCCCACGAGGCCGTGCAGTTCGCCGGTCCCGGCGCCGAGATCGCGGCCATGGTCGCCGAAGAGGCCCTGGACTACCTGGATGCCCCCATCAAGCGCGTGGGCGCCCCGTTCTGCCCGGTGCCGTTCTCTCCGCCGCTGGAGCAGTTCTACATCCCCAACGCGGACAACATCGTCGAAGCCGTCAAGAGTCTTCGCTAA
- a CDS encoding NAD(+)/NADH kinase — MSIAAILANPASGKDIRRLVAHGSVFDNQEKVRMVRRLILGLEKAGVTKILYMPDGYAIVPRALNAISPSIPVEPVEMPIRNNQTDTTIAAGIMETLGAKCLVILGGDGTSRAACKGSTAIPVLPLSTGTNNVFPIMGEATVAGLAAGLVASGRLPVESCCYRSCRLDILINNEVVDMALVDAAVYEDVFLASKAVWHMDKVPQLFMTRCSAGSIGLSAIGGQLRSISPEEPVGLALRLGAGSPVVVTAAIAPGMFADVPICGISEMAPGQIFPIETSPGLIALDGEREVEIHSGSRAAIRLNTEGPMVIDVDKTMALARTEGLFRQPS, encoded by the coding sequence TTGAGCATCGCAGCCATTCTGGCCAATCCCGCTTCCGGCAAGGACATCCGTCGCCTGGTGGCCCACGGGTCTGTTTTCGACAACCAGGAAAAAGTGCGTATGGTCAGGCGGCTCATTCTCGGCCTGGAAAAGGCCGGAGTGACCAAGATTCTGTACATGCCCGACGGGTACGCCATCGTGCCGAGGGCCCTCAACGCCATCTCCCCTTCCATCCCCGTGGAGCCGGTGGAAATGCCCATCCGCAACAACCAGACCGACACCACCATCGCGGCGGGCATCATGGAAACCCTCGGCGCAAAGTGCCTCGTCATCCTCGGCGGCGACGGCACCAGCCGGGCGGCCTGCAAAGGTTCGACAGCCATTCCCGTTCTGCCGCTCTCCACGGGGACAAACAACGTCTTCCCCATCATGGGGGAGGCCACCGTGGCCGGGCTGGCCGCCGGCCTGGTGGCCAGCGGTCGCCTGCCGGTGGAGTCCTGCTGCTACCGGTCCTGCAGGCTCGACATCCTGATCAACAACGAGGTCGTGGACATGGCCCTGGTGGACGCGGCCGTGTACGAGGACGTCTTTCTCGCCTCCAAGGCCGTGTGGCACATGGACAAGGTCCCCCAGCTGTTCATGACCCGGTGCAGCGCCGGGTCCATCGGACTGTCCGCCATCGGCGGCCAGCTGCGCTCCATCAGCCCGGAGGAGCCCGTCGGCCTGGCCCTGCGGCTGGGCGCCGGGTCCCCGGTGGTGGTCACGGCGGCCATCGCGCCGGGCATGTTCGCCGACGTGCCCATCTGCGGCATCTCCGAGATGGCCCCCGGCCAGATATTTCCCATCGAGACCAGCCCCGGACTCATCGCCCTGGACGGCGAACGCGAGGTTGAGATACACAGCGGGTCCAGGGCAGCCATCCGTCTGAACACCGAAGGCCCCATGGTCATCGACGTGGACAAAACCATGGCCCTGGCCAGGACCGAGGGGCTGTTCCGTCAACCGTCATAA
- a CDS encoding DUF6506 family protein, with amino-acid sequence MSNALKAAFIFVAPGADPARNRNWVKTEAVELVAVAVKDYAQAEAVARELVEKEGIAAIELCGGFGAAGTARIAAAVNVPVGVVRFDIHPGLNNVSGDTLFG; translated from the coding sequence ATGAGCAACGCACTGAAGGCCGCGTTCATCTTCGTCGCACCGGGCGCCGATCCCGCGCGCAACCGCAACTGGGTCAAGACCGAGGCCGTGGAGCTCGTGGCCGTGGCCGTCAAGGACTATGCCCAGGCCGAGGCCGTGGCCCGTGAACTGGTGGAGAAGGAAGGCATCGCCGCCATCGAGCTGTGCGGCGGTTTCGGCGCGGCCGGCACCGCGCGCATCGCCGCGGCCGTGAACGTCCCGGTGGGCGTGGTTCGTTTCGACATCCACCCCGGCCTGAACAACGTCAGCGGCGACACCCTGTTCGGCTAG
- a CDS encoding PaaI family thioesterase encodes MDIKTHEGIDRSLCGEPVEIREGGSTVRLTCTPNMAADASGLVHGGFIFGLADYAAMLSVNHPNVVLGAAETRFLKPSRVGDVLVAEAQDQTPQERKHLVQVEVSCGEDVVFSGTFTCFVTKQHVLAGS; translated from the coding sequence ATGGATATCAAGACGCATGAAGGCATTGACCGCTCCCTGTGCGGGGAACCGGTCGAGATCCGTGAAGGCGGCAGCACGGTGCGGCTGACCTGCACCCCGAACATGGCCGCCGACGCGAGCGGCCTGGTGCACGGCGGGTTCATCTTCGGCCTGGCCGACTACGCGGCCATGCTCTCCGTCAACCATCCCAACGTGGTCCTGGGCGCAGCCGAGACGCGCTTCCTCAAGCCGTCCCGCGTGGGCGACGTGCTCGTCGCCGAGGCGCAGGACCAGACCCCGCAGGAGCGCAAGCATCTCGTGCAGGTGGAAGTCTCGTGCGGCGAGGACGTGGTCTTCAGCGGCACGTTCACCTGCTTCGTGACCAAACAGCACGTGCTCGCCGGTTCCTAG
- a CDS encoding carboxymuconolactone decarboxylase family protein, giving the protein MTLAKMTQRAGKVFPNYLAFTKEISQVGPIDHKTQELIHIACSVMSQCDMCISLHIQSAASLGASKEEIMQAALLACAMGGSPKIMQMHYVFDELEDLFD; this is encoded by the coding sequence ATGACTTTGGCAAAAATGACCCAGCGTGCGGGTAAGGTCTTCCCCAATTACCTTGCCTTCACCAAGGAAATCAGCCAGGTTGGTCCCATCGACCACAAGACGCAGGAACTGATCCACATCGCCTGTTCCGTGATGTCCCAGTGCGACATGTGCATCTCCCTGCATATCCAGTCCGCGGCCAGCCTTGGCGCCTCCAAGGAAGAGATCATGCAGGCGGCCCTGCTGGCCTGCGCCATGGGCGGCTCGCCGAAGATCATGCAGATGCATTACGTCTTCGATGAATTGGAAGACCTGTTCGACTAA
- a CDS encoding lipoate--protein ligase, with translation MRYIYNQSTDPTFNLAAEEWLLTESGDEIFMLWRNRPAVIVGRNQNTLAEIDEAFTRERGIPVVRRLSGGGAVFHDLGNINFTFINNGNPSEGLDFERFTVPIQKALRSMGVECVFSGRNDLLIDGKKFSGNAQHFHGGRILHHGTLLFSSDMTDLTGALRVDPEKYRDKAVKSVRSRVTNIASHLPVAMEVTDFIRALMDFVSGGASPDDMALSDDETAVIKTLADRRYRTWDWNFGSSPAYNFSRRTRTEGGLLDVNLYVKKGRILKARLFGDYFGVRDVDALEERLLGCRHERSELEARLADVPLDEYLHDVTLPVLLDCLF, from the coding sequence ATGCGATACATATACAACCAATCCACCGACCCCACCTTCAACTTGGCCGCCGAGGAATGGCTGCTGACCGAATCCGGGGACGAAATCTTCATGCTCTGGCGCAACCGGCCCGCGGTCATCGTCGGCCGGAACCAGAACACCCTGGCCGAGATCGACGAGGCCTTCACCCGGGAGCGCGGCATCCCGGTGGTCCGCAGGCTGAGCGGCGGCGGGGCCGTGTTCCACGACCTCGGGAACATCAACTTCACCTTCATCAACAACGGCAACCCCTCGGAAGGCCTGGACTTCGAGCGCTTCACCGTGCCCATTCAGAAGGCCCTGCGCTCCATGGGCGTGGAGTGCGTCTTCAGCGGCCGCAACGACCTGCTCATCGACGGCAAGAAGTTTTCGGGCAACGCCCAGCACTTCCACGGCGGCCGCATCCTGCACCACGGCACCCTGCTCTTCTCCTCGGACATGACCGACCTGACCGGGGCCCTGCGCGTGGACCCGGAAAAGTACCGCGACAAGGCGGTCAAGAGCGTGCGCTCGCGGGTGACCAACATCGCGAGCCACCTGCCCGTCGCCATGGAGGTCACGGACTTCATCCGGGCGCTCATGGACTTCGTCTCCGGCGGCGCGTCGCCCGACGACATGGCCCTGAGCGACGACGAAACCGCCGTCATCAAGACCCTGGCCGACAGGCGCTACCGCACCTGGGACTGGAACTTCGGCTCCTCGCCCGCCTACAACTTCTCCCGGCGCACCCGCACCGAGGGCGGCCTGCTGGACGTGAACCTGTACGTCAAGAAGGGACGCATCCTCAAGGCGCGGCTGTTCGGCGACTACTTCGGCGTGCGCGACGTGGACGCCCTGGAGGAGCGGCTGCTCGGCTGCCGCCACGAGCGCTCCGAGCTCGAGGCCCGGCTGGCCGACGTGCCCCTGGACGAATACCTGCACGACGTGACCCTGCCCGTGCTCCTGGACTGCCTGTTCTGA
- a CDS encoding MBL fold metallo-hydrolase, which produces MTDCIDIDLVANAGVLVRGNGLGLLVDGMHDQDGHPFDRVGAGDMARMGRGEGIFARLDYLLFTHEHPDHFTPELVLDHLERRPVKGVFLPDAAHGSPDLERLIGVLERRSVPYWTMGLNPGQARTVTPEPGLTVTAVGTRHMGKQFQEVRNDCLLVTLGTMRLLFTGDADHVAAYYEEPLRDVPIDAAFVNPIFYHNPNGQAIIDDIFRPLEVVIYHMPSEARDPFHLAFTVKRAMQKYARPDMPVHVLAAASPHVSLCPPME; this is translated from the coding sequence GTGACCGATTGCATCGATATCGACCTGGTGGCCAACGCGGGCGTACTGGTCCGAGGGAACGGACTGGGGCTGCTCGTGGACGGCATGCACGATCAGGACGGGCATCCGTTCGACCGGGTGGGCGCGGGCGACATGGCCCGCATGGGCCGGGGCGAGGGCATCTTCGCGCGGCTGGACTACTTACTGTTCACCCACGAGCACCCGGACCACTTCACCCCGGAGCTGGTCCTGGACCACCTGGAACGGCGGCCGGTCAAGGGGGTTTTCCTGCCGGACGCGGCCCATGGGTCGCCCGACCTGGAACGGCTCATCGGCGTGCTCGAACGCCGGTCCGTGCCGTACTGGACCATGGGGCTCAATCCCGGACAGGCCCGCACGGTCACGCCCGAGCCCGGCCTGACGGTCACGGCCGTGGGCACGCGGCACATGGGCAAGCAGTTCCAGGAGGTGCGCAACGACTGCCTGCTGGTCACCCTGGGGACCATGCGCCTGCTCTTCACCGGCGACGCGGACCACGTCGCGGCCTATTACGAGGAGCCGCTTAGGGACGTGCCCATCGACGCGGCCTTCGTCAACCCGATCTTCTACCACAACCCGAACGGCCAGGCGATCATCGACGACATCTTCCGGCCGCTGGAGGTGGTCATCTACCACATGCCGTCCGAGGCCCGGGACCCCTTCCACCTGGCCTTCACGGTCAAGCGGGCCATGCAGAAGTACGCCCGGCCGGACATGCCGGTCCACGTGCTCGCCGCGGCCTCTCCCCACGTGAGCCTCTGCCCGCCCATGGAGTAG
- a CDS encoding ATP-binding protein — MNTPASSPTPDSRLSERLKRRLFLYASGALLVLALGVGLSVVATLFHQLKQAEEAGLAHIAETRGLAVGEWYRRALDLSRQVTSRTRIREELAAYNAGRRSLEELAAFTRPKLADAMDLSGEVVGLTRLDRMGRPVASVGAPVPPNLVGDMAGSAPGNAAGPSDDVRFSPPVVPEGRPCMVVAAPILARTGQRVGTDLVVMDIARLLEIIERGRNVRGAGTVCLGYAAGPDIRLFPDGTGRAAAPTPSQAEALRRAVAGSGGILTAGDEVTAYTPAGGAGWGLTVSVNERELYNPLRLRLIQLALYSLLIYAVCVIGLWRLLRPLTGRLLLHASELESEVDAKTATLKSELDARLKAEQALHRAHQELEDRVRERTRELAEANEALQRIHHRLEGEHEQRKLLSRDLINLLEEDRREVARELHDHTGQLLTTLRLDLQAALESLASADGCCKGQLESAADKITLVQRDIKSISKGLRPDTLEYLGLAQALEALLDEYRASTDLDIHFFHKGVPRRFDGQKELALYRITQEALTNTVKYAGARQVHISLISRDGRLGLTIEDDGQGFDQAAVAARAGTSGSLGLTLMKERMVQLEGTFHMESAPGRGTQILAELDIGSANDA; from the coding sequence ATGAACACACCCGCGTCCTCGCCCACCCCGGATTCCCGGTTGTCCGAACGCCTCAAGCGGCGGCTCTTTCTCTACGCCTCCGGGGCGCTGCTGGTCCTGGCCCTGGGCGTGGGGCTGTCCGTGGTGGCCACCCTGTTCCACCAGCTCAAGCAGGCCGAGGAGGCCGGGCTGGCGCACATCGCCGAGACGCGCGGCCTGGCCGTGGGCGAGTGGTACCGGCGGGCGCTTGACCTGTCGCGCCAGGTGACCAGCCGGACCCGCATCCGCGAGGAGCTGGCCGCCTACAATGCGGGCCGGCGCTCCCTGGAGGAGCTGGCCGCGTTCACCCGGCCCAAGCTCGCGGACGCCATGGACCTGTCCGGCGAGGTGGTCGGCCTGACCCGGCTGGACCGCATGGGCCGCCCGGTGGCCTCGGTGGGCGCGCCGGTTCCGCCGAACCTGGTCGGGGACATGGCCGGGAGCGCGCCCGGGAACGCGGCCGGGCCGTCAGACGACGTGCGCTTTTCCCCGCCCGTGGTCCCGGAGGGCCGTCCGTGCATGGTCGTCGCCGCGCCCATCCTGGCCAGGACGGGGCAGCGGGTGGGCACGGACCTGGTGGTCATGGACATCGCCCGGCTCCTGGAAATCATCGAGCGCGGCCGGAACGTCCGGGGCGCGGGCACGGTCTGCCTGGGCTACGCGGCCGGGCCGGACATCCGCCTGTTCCCGGACGGGACGGGCCGCGCGGCCGCACCCACGCCGAGCCAGGCCGAGGCCTTGCGCCGGGCCGTGGCCGGGAGCGGCGGCATCCTCACGGCCGGGGACGAGGTCACGGCCTACACCCCTGCGGGCGGCGCGGGCTGGGGGCTGACCGTGTCGGTCAACGAGCGCGAGCTGTACAACCCGCTCAGGCTGCGGCTCATCCAGCTGGCCCTGTATTCCCTGCTCATCTACGCGGTCTGCGTCATCGGGCTGTGGCGGCTGCTGCGGCCCCTGACCGGACGGCTGCTGCTCCACGCCTCGGAGCTGGAGTCCGAGGTGGACGCCAAGACCGCCACCCTCAAGTCCGAGCTGGACGCCCGGCTCAAGGCCGAGCAGGCCCTGCACCGGGCCCACCAGGAGCTGGAGGACCGCGTGCGCGAGCGCACCCGCGAACTGGCCGAGGCCAACGAGGCGCTGCAACGCATCCACCACCGGCTGGAAGGGGAGCATGAGCAGCGCAAGCTCCTGTCCCGCGACCTGATCAACCTCCTGGAGGAGGACCGCCGGGAGGTGGCCCGCGAGCTGCACGACCATACCGGCCAGCTGCTGACCACGCTGCGCCTGGACCTCCAGGCCGCCCTGGAATCCCTGGCCTCGGCCGACGGCTGCTGCAAGGGGCAGCTGGAGAGCGCGGCGGACAAGATCACCCTGGTCCAGCGGGACATCAAGTCCATCTCCAAGGGGCTCAGGCCCGACACCCTGGAATACCTCGGTCTGGCCCAGGCCCTGGAGGCCCTGCTCGACGAGTACCGCGCGTCCACGGACCTGGACATCCATTTCTTCCACAAGGGCGTGCCCAGGCGGTTCGACGGCCAGAAGGAACTGGCCCTGTACCGGATCACCCAGGAGGCCCTGACCAACACGGTCAAGTACGCCGGGGCGCGCCAGGTGCACATCAGCCTGATCAGCCGCGACGGGCGGCTGGGGCTGACCATCGAGGACGACGGGCAGGGGTTCGACCAGGCGGCCGTGGCCGCGCGGGCCGGGACCTCGGGCAGCCTGGGGCTGACCCTGATGAAGGAGCGCATGGTCCAGCTGGAAGGGACCTTCCACATGGAATCCGCGCCGGGCCGGGGCACCCAGATCCTGGCCGAACTGGATATCGGGAGCGCAAACGATGCATAA